From the Huiozyma naganishii CBS 8797 chromosome 2, complete genome genome, one window contains:
- the BNA3 gene encoding kynurenine--oxoglutarate transaminase (similar to Saccharomyces cerevisiae BNA3 (YJL060W); ancestral locus Anc_1.321), with protein MTNQSLGKVIPNKYFSQNNAKDVWSLTNEAAAAAAKNSKNSGREMINMGQGFFSYSPPHFAISDVQQALEIPLANQYSPTRGRPNLIKALADLYTPLYGQQLSADNITVHTGANEAIFSCLMGLLNKGDEVIVFEPFFDQYISNIELAGGVVRYVPINPPRELDDRVTRGTEWEIDWDILEKTINSRTKCVIINTPHNPIGKVFTREELLRLGKICVDNNIVIISDEVYEHLYFSDEFPRIATLSPEIGQLTFAVGSAGKTFAATGWRIGWTVSLNKELLNYVAKAHTRICFSSPSPFQEAIAHALPEAQKIDYFETMRQEYIQKFKIFTAVFDELNMPYTVAEGSYFICVNFSKVKIPEDYVFPQELQEKAKDFRISYWLMNELGVVAIPPTEFYIKEHEKAAENLLRFAVCKDDEFLHKAVDRLRLLKDYL; from the coding sequence ATGACCAACCAATCGCTCGGCAAAGTGATCCCTAACAAGTACTTCTCGCAGAACAACGCGAAGGATGTCTGGTCGCTGACTAACGAGGCTGCCGCCGCGGCTGCCAAGAACAGCAAGAACAGCGGTCGCGAGATGATCAACATGGGCCAAGGGTTCTTCTCGTACTCGCCACCGCATTTCGCCATCAGTGACGTGCAACAGGCTCTGGAGATACCGCTTGCGAACCAGTACTCCCCCACTAGGGGTAGGCCAAACCTTATCAAGGCTCTGGCCGACCTGTACACGCCTCTGTACGGACAGCAGTTGTCCGCGGACAACATCACCGTGCACACGGGTGCCAACGAGGCGATCTTCTCCTGTCTCATGGGGCTGCTGAATAAGGGCGACGAGGTGATCGTGTTCGAACCGTTCTTCGACCAGTACATCTCCAATATCGAACTTGCAGGCGGGGTCGTCAGGTACGTCCCCATCAACCCGCCTCGGGAACTTGACGACAGGGTCACGCGTGGCACAGAGTGGGAGATCGACTGGGATATCCTCGAGAAGACGATCAACAGCAGGACCAAATgtgtcatcatcaacaccCCGCACAACCCGATCGGGAAGGTGTTCACTAGGGAGGAGTTGCTCAGATTGGGCAAGATCTGCGTGGACAACAACATCGTGATCATCTCAGATGAAGTTTACGAGCATCTGTACTTCTCGGACGAGTTCCCCAGAATCGCGACTCTGTCCCCAGAGATCGGACAACTGACCTTCGCGGTAGGGTCCGCGGGGAAGACGTTCGCGGCTACTGGTTGGAGGATCGGCTGGACTGTGTCGTTGAACAAAGAACTCCTCAATTACGTCGCAAAGGCACACACAAGGATCTGCTTCTCCTCGCCATCGCCGTTCCAGGAGGCTATCGCGCACGCACTGCCGGAAGCGCAGAAGATCGACTACTTCGAAACAATGAGACAGGAGTACATCCAGAagttcaaaatcttcaCCGCAGTGTTCGACGAATTGAATATGCCTTACACCGTCGCAGAGGGATCGTACTTCATCTGTGTCAACTTCTCAAAGGTCAAGATCCCAGAGGACTACGTGTTTCCGCAGGAATTGCAAGAGAAGGCAAAGGATTTCAGGATCTCGTACTGGCTCATGAACGAACTCGGGGTCGTCGCCATCCCCCCCACAGAGTTCTACATCAAAGAACACGAAAAGGCAGCAGAAAATCTGCTGAGATTCGCGGTCTGCAAGGACGACGAATTCTTGCACAAGGCTGTTGACCGTCTACgcttgttgaaggactACTTGTGA